The bacterium genome window below encodes:
- a CDS encoding 8-oxo-dGTP diphosphatase yields MADSITKLRSATLVFLIKKTQGKITDICLAMKKRGFGKGRWNGVGGKVGDKQKETVAEAAARETKEEIGVDIIGFYKVAELAFYFVHNPAWDQEVHVFFAERWFGDPGESDEMDPAWFSVPEIPYQKMWPDDEFWLPKVLAGNLLKAIFKFGENDVILEKEINAVDSL; encoded by the coding sequence ATGGCAGACAGCATAACAAAACTAAGAAGCGCCACTCTTGTTTTTTTAATAAAAAAAACGCAAGGGAAAATAACGGATATTTGTCTTGCGATGAAAAAACGCGGTTTTGGAAAAGGGCGGTGGAATGGCGTTGGCGGAAAAGTCGGCGATAAACAAAAAGAAACTGTTGCTGAAGCCGCCGCGAGAGAAACAAAAGAAGAGATCGGCGTCGATATCATTGGTTTTTACAAAGTCGCGGAACTGGCTTTTTATTTTGTTCATAATCCGGCATGGGATCAGGAGGTTCATGTTTTTTTTGCGGAGCGCTGGTTTGGCGATCCGGGCGAAAGCGACGAAATGGATCCCGCTTGGTTTTCAGTGCCGGAAATACCGTACCAAAAGATGTGGCCGGATGATGAGTTTTGGCTGCCGAAAGTTTTAGCCGGTAATTTATTGAAAGCGATTTTTAAATTCGGGGAAAACGACGTGATCCTGGAAAAAGAGATAAATGCAGTCGATAGTTTATAA
- a CDS encoding metallophosphoesterase, with the protein MKFAIISDIHLGDYRPYKGIYRKANLHAEKLLKNFVQKMNKSFKPDFVVQGGDMIEEVNLAADKKNYKKGLAILSKLNCPVYHLVGNHELEYLNIKYLKEILKYKKLYFNVDCKNFRFIFLFTKRFYPARETKLDSSQLKWLKKKVNTDKKIIIFSHHSLVPVDTRRNFWFSKRPDLTFIKNYGEFLKIIAGKNVKLVFNGHLHWNKKAVVNGVHYITIQSLVENTSGKIKGPPANAFTLVNLNDNFVSIKTTGRDGKDYKIKI; encoded by the coding sequence ATGAAATTTGCAATTATCAGCGATATTCATTTAGGCGATTATCGGCCGTATAAAGGAATATATCGCAAAGCCAATCTCCACGCAGAAAAGCTGTTAAAGAATTTTGTTCAGAAAATGAATAAATCTTTTAAACCCGACTTTGTAGTTCAGGGAGGCGATATGATCGAGGAGGTCAATCTAGCGGCGGACAAGAAAAACTATAAAAAGGGACTTGCGATATTATCGAAATTGAATTGCCCCGTATATCACCTTGTCGGCAATCACGAATTGGAATATTTGAACATTAAATATTTGAAAGAAATCCTTAAATACAAGAAATTGTATTTTAATGTCGACTGCAAGAATTTCCGTTTCATCTTTTTATTTACAAAGCGTTTTTATCCCGCAAGAGAAACAAAACTGGATTCTTCGCAACTGAAGTGGCTGAAGAAAAAAGTAAATACAGATAAAAAAATAATTATTTTTTCGCATCACTCGCTCGTTCCGGTAGATACTCGCAGAAATTTTTGGTTCAGCAAAAGACCGGATTTGACCTTTATTAAAAATTACGGCGAATTTTTAAAAATTATTGCCGGTAAAAATGTTAAGCTGGTTTTTAACGGACATCTTCATTGGAATAAAAAGGCGGTAGTAAATGGCGTTCACTACATAACCATTCAGTCATTGGTTGAAAATACTTCAGGAAAAATTAAAGGTCCTCCCGCAAACGCCTTTACGCTTGTGAATTTAAACGATAATTTTGTTTCAATAAAAACCACAGGAAGAGACGGTAAGGATTATAAGATTAAAATATAA
- a CDS encoding AAA family ATPase: MRIKKISFHHYKAFKSFFINLSDFDVLVGPNNAGKSTVLGALRILSEGLRKANAKKAERISAGVKGFVWAYRLDLDEIPVSLENVFYDYDETEAATIIFELENKNRLTLFFPQSKVCYLIPEASGAVNSPTIFRKSFPIKISHVPVLGPVEHNEILYQPEAARKALLTHRASRNFRNIWYHFKDGFEDFREKIRSTWPGMDIKPPEIAHDTEKPRLFMFCPEERIDREIYWAGFGFQVWCQMLTFILQAKDATLLIIDEPDIYLHSDLQRQLVGILLELDLQIIIATHSIEIITEVETRSLLTINKKKLHATRVTNTQNLQKIYQLLGSNANPVLTQLAKTRRVLYLEGKDFQLLSLFARKLGYNRLANRSDFAVVPVEGFNPQKVKNFSRGMELTLETPLLKCVVFDRDYRNSSEIDHIGKELQSTCEFVIIHRRKEIENFLLQPVVLNRAISAAIKKRQETDGVKLSSHRSAEEILNEITEGFQPEILAQYLKHRRQYVKQATPREDESTSDSQSIREFDKEWKVLEERLKIVPGKDTLSALNKYLQEKYKISLTSHMIIESFVKTDIDSELLRLIVGLKKFSETPPPMEK, from the coding sequence ATGCGCATTAAAAAAATTTCTTTTCATCATTATAAAGCGTTTAAGAGTTTTTTTATTAATCTTTCCGATTTTGATGTATTAGTTGGGCCAAATAATGCAGGAAAATCTACTGTTCTCGGAGCTTTAAGAATACTCTCGGAGGGTTTAAGAAAAGCAAATGCAAAAAAGGCCGAACGAATCTCTGCTGGGGTAAAAGGTTTTGTGTGGGCTTATAGGCTTGACTTGGATGAGATACCGGTGTCACTTGAGAACGTATTCTATGACTACGATGAAACTGAAGCGGCTACTATTATTTTTGAGCTTGAAAATAAAAATCGACTTACGCTTTTTTTCCCTCAAAGCAAGGTTTGTTATTTAATTCCTGAAGCGTCGGGAGCAGTAAACTCCCCAACTATATTTAGAAAAAGTTTTCCGATAAAAATTAGTCACGTTCCGGTTCTTGGACCTGTCGAGCATAATGAAATTCTTTATCAACCTGAAGCAGCCCGGAAAGCACTCTTAACCCATCGTGCCTCAAGAAATTTTAGAAATATTTGGTACCATTTTAAAGATGGGTTTGAAGATTTTCGCGAGAAAATACGTAGTACTTGGCCAGGTATGGATATAAAACCACCGGAAATAGCGCACGATACTGAAAAACCTAGATTATTTATGTTTTGTCCAGAAGAACGTATTGATCGGGAGATTTATTGGGCAGGGTTTGGGTTTCAGGTTTGGTGTCAAATGTTAACTTTTATACTCCAGGCAAAAGATGCAACTTTATTGATTATAGACGAACCCGATATTTATTTACACTCCGATCTTCAGAGACAGTTGGTTGGTATTTTACTAGAACTTGATTTGCAAATTATTATTGCCACACATTCAATAGAAATTATTACTGAGGTGGAAACAAGGTCTTTGCTTACTATCAATAAGAAAAAACTACATGCTACTCGGGTTACAAACACGCAAAATTTGCAAAAAATATATCAGTTGCTTGGGTCAAACGCTAATCCTGTTTTAACACAGCTTGCAAAAACGCGCAGAGTTCTTTATCTCGAAGGAAAAGATTTTCAGTTGCTTTCACTGTTTGCGCGTAAGTTAGGTTATAATAGACTAGCAAACCGGTCCGATTTTGCTGTTGTTCCAGTTGAAGGTTTTAATCCCCAAAAGGTTAAAAATTTTTCTAGAGGAATGGAATTAACACTTGAAACTCCGCTTTTAAAATGCGTTGTTTTTGATCGCGATTATAGAAATAGTAGTGAGATTGATCATATTGGAAAAGAGCTACAAAGTACCTGTGAATTTGTTATAATACACCGAAGAAAAGAGATTGAAAACTTTTTGTTGCAGCCAGTGGTATTAAATCGAGCTATTTCTGCCGCAATTAAAAAAAGGCAGGAGACGGATGGAGTGAAATTAAGTAGTCATCGTTCGGCAGAAGAAATACTCAATGAAATAACAGAAGGTTTCCAACCAGAAATTCTCGCTCAATACTTAAAACATCGTCGACAATATGTTAAGCAGGCAACTCCTCGAGAAGATGAATCAACTAGCGACAGTCAATCAATAAGAGAATTTGATAAAGAGTGGAAAGTTTTGGAGGAAAGGCTTAAGATTGTTCCCGGAAAAGACACTTTGTCGGCTTTAAATAAATACCTTCAAGAAAAATATAAAATTTCGTTAACGAGTCATATGATAATTGAATCTTTTGTCAAAACTGATATTGATTCTGAGCTTTTACGGTTGATTGTTGGTTTGAAAAAATTTAGTGAAACACCACCACCCATGGAAAAATAA
- a CDS encoding AAA domain-containing protein, whose translation MRSYRQKFDAKAYWENKPLCTVCKQHKVKSGTVCYKCKKLIEKNNLQSPKVLNKKEIISKISKENMQQSDTKIETPDNNFGVDVSAKTQNKIVRLFTYLEKALALDDTIVRDFRSSMIPPSPWWLADYPRDLDNLFIREFDMEKEMVSPESGAWLRVQKKNIEPAPVLPEKLAEWIIEVNPLDKPKPLEKIDRKVRFDSDKESVNEFKKFRKDFKQGDSVPKSLLGWVVLAPNKLPEAIEVKYVPDNWTDHPELEKLLIGYIENEWKRWADKVNKIYKANLLYDQFYALRLLLKNEGDSHELLLGHGFLTWKHPSVGAVYAPIFFTPLTLDFDASKRTIEINPDPLFRSFVEIAPVSEMDNPADIDLDKWMGTVNSNPFDFWHLETLKSQANTFLNYLSPDGEDHFTDEGVSAPALTDKPSVWNAPIIFVRKRTNSLWSKYAETIKRGIEQNGAKSTEFINDLIGEYEEGEDRIGLGESGKETDIAIKESELFFPLPWNDEQKRIAERIETNYGVVVKGPPGTGKSHTIANLIARFLAQGKSVLVTSQTSKALEVLRDKLPENIRSLAVSQLHQTAKRDDVLQQSITEISSNLGERRTKFSEQKAELVRKELASVREQKASIANLIRQYILTDSTQTLRANGGDATPIEAAKFISEHDDNRSLAWFTDEINFDTELNFTAEDLKQANQLLTDLSKENRSLHKFDLPDSSSLPNDDVILGAFASYRELSVKAKISNNVFGNSGNDFNQEELLKLWEMLNNARKVLVAINENYERDIFNTCNTSQSEREKWKTILSKISEKIQIIGKSRNMIIGHDISGSIPLSLNECTDAINSLKTKVSNGSKLGTFGKMLLSADAKKILGSYLVDGRCPDSFERIELLESMISAQVAEKDIKILLDQGFGSLNGASDLRKDNLDLIKLEVLVASANRIACYYDNFTEIAESFKRVKQFADLSFTQLESIETARELIASSVAQFELSKLEATFQGWVKLVDDPIGNRHGVCERLIQAIEKRNNTAWKKAIEELDLLIENKDYAIRLNEIAERINKHAPNLYQDMIGLADQKQKFDCPDNLELVWKIARLKSWIDHIHDHVSIDELQSKHERLSKLEFQLNSDLVTVLAWQKQIDKVTKRQRDALMAWSDSMRKYGKGTGKWAHKHLSAAQESLREAKNAVPVWIMPLHRAAQMFSDPKAGMFDVVIFDEASQCDIRGLTIGYLGKKLLVVGDPDQISPAGIFQDQERVYELISRFLYDIPHKDNFSITSSLFGLAQIRIPNMIQLNEHFRCVPEIIAFSNHHVYEGKLKPLRYPHPKGLLKPALVPVLVEGGYQNTNNKVNEPEAKAIVDKIAELLENPNYQQRPDGHICTFGVISLLAEDQAKYIKELLLRHPKIGEKVIEERDIVCGDAYAFQGDERDVMFLSMVKALDSNNPNDTVKALADKGTAQRFNVAATRGRDQVFLYHSIPVQEFRNQNDWRYKILNWYYDPKTEELEAGRKALKKEFDSGRASQFSFDVGNLLIDRGYQVLPEYPVIGYRIDLVVQGENARLAVECDGDQYHTLENWEEDQVRERQLRRAGWEFWRVSGSSFYRHKEKALDSLWEKLKELEIKPII comes from the coding sequence ATGCGTTCTTATCGTCAAAAATTTGATGCAAAAGCTTATTGGGAAAACAAGCCGCTATGTACCGTTTGTAAACAACATAAAGTTAAAAGTGGAACGGTTTGTTATAAATGTAAAAAACTGATTGAAAAAAATAATTTGCAATCGCCTAAGGTGTTAAATAAAAAAGAGATAATTAGCAAAATTTCTAAAGAAAACATGCAACAATCAGATACTAAAATTGAAACACCTGATAATAATTTTGGTGTTGATGTTTCTGCAAAAACACAAAATAAAATTGTTAGACTTTTTACATATTTAGAAAAAGCTCTTGCGCTTGACGATACAATCGTTCGCGATTTTCGGTCATCAATGATACCGCCATCTCCATGGTGGTTAGCTGATTATCCTCGTGATCTGGATAATCTTTTTATTCGCGAATTCGATATGGAAAAAGAAATGGTAAGTCCCGAGTCCGGTGCTTGGCTTAGAGTTCAGAAGAAAAATATTGAACCCGCTCCAGTTTTGCCAGAAAAACTCGCGGAGTGGATTATTGAGGTTAACCCGCTTGATAAGCCTAAACCATTAGAAAAAATTGACCGGAAAGTACGTTTTGATAGCGATAAAGAGAGTGTAAACGAATTTAAGAAATTCCGTAAAGATTTTAAGCAAGGAGACAGTGTGCCGAAGTCATTATTGGGTTGGGTTGTTTTGGCTCCGAATAAATTGCCGGAAGCCATAGAGGTTAAGTACGTTCCTGATAATTGGACAGACCATCCTGAGCTTGAAAAGTTATTGATTGGATATATCGAAAATGAATGGAAACGATGGGCTGATAAGGTAAATAAAATATACAAAGCGAATTTGCTATACGATCAATTTTACGCCTTGCGTTTATTGCTTAAAAATGAGGGCGATAGTCACGAATTACTTCTTGGGCACGGATTTTTAACTTGGAAACATCCATCAGTCGGTGCAGTCTACGCTCCAATTTTCTTTACACCATTGACGCTAGATTTTGATGCTTCTAAGCGCACAATCGAAATTAATCCAGACCCATTATTTAGAAGTTTTGTTGAGATTGCACCAGTGTCTGAAATGGACAATCCAGCAGACATTGATTTGGATAAGTGGATGGGCACTGTCAATTCTAATCCTTTTGATTTTTGGCATTTAGAGACATTAAAATCTCAAGCAAATACTTTTCTAAACTATCTATCTCCTGATGGTGAAGATCACTTTACTGATGAGGGGGTTAGTGCTCCTGCTCTTACTGATAAACCTAGCGTTTGGAATGCGCCAATAATTTTCGTACGAAAGAGAACTAATAGTTTGTGGTCGAAATATGCCGAAACAATTAAGCGTGGCATAGAACAAAATGGTGCAAAATCAACGGAATTCATAAATGATCTCATCGGTGAGTATGAAGAAGGAGAAGATAGAATTGGTTTGGGAGAAAGTGGAAAAGAAACAGACATTGCAATAAAAGAATCAGAATTATTTTTTCCGCTTCCTTGGAATGACGAGCAAAAGAGAATTGCGGAAAGAATAGAGACAAATTATGGAGTAGTCGTTAAGGGACCGCCTGGAACTGGTAAAAGTCATACGATTGCTAATTTAATTGCGAGATTTTTGGCACAAGGGAAAAGTGTGCTTGTTACCTCACAAACAAGCAAAGCGCTGGAAGTACTACGTGATAAATTGCCGGAAAATATTCGTAGCCTTGCTGTCTCGCAGTTACATCAGACAGCTAAGCGTGATGATGTGCTTCAGCAATCTATCACAGAGATTAGTTCTAATCTTGGCGAACGCCGTACTAAATTCAGTGAACAAAAGGCGGAACTTGTTAGAAAAGAATTAGCGAGTGTAAGAGAACAGAAGGCTTCTATAGCCAATTTGATTCGTCAATATATTCTCACAGATTCTACGCAAACTTTGCGCGCAAATGGTGGTGATGCTACTCCGATTGAGGCGGCTAAATTCATAAGCGAGCATGATGATAATCGAAGTTTGGCTTGGTTTACCGATGAAATAAATTTCGATACAGAGTTGAATTTTACCGCTGAAGACTTGAAGCAAGCAAATCAATTACTCACTGATTTAAGTAAAGAAAATAGAAGTTTGCACAAATTTGATTTACCAGACTCATCTTCATTGCCAAACGATGATGTCATTTTGGGTGCCTTTGCTTCGTATAGAGAATTGAGCGTCAAGGCAAAAATTTCAAATAATGTTTTTGGTAATTCAGGGAATGATTTTAATCAAGAGGAGCTATTGAAATTATGGGAGATGTTGAATAATGCTCGCAAGGTATTGGTTGCTATCAATGAAAATTACGAGCGTGACATTTTTAATACTTGTAATACAAGCCAGAGCGAACGTGAAAAATGGAAGACGATTTTATCAAAAATCTCGGAGAAAATACAGATCATTGGCAAAAGCAGAAACATGATTATTGGTCATGATATTTCTGGTTCAATTCCATTATCGCTTAATGAATGTACAGACGCGATCAATTCACTCAAGACAAAAGTATCCAATGGCTCGAAGTTGGGCACTTTTGGGAAAATGCTTCTTTCTGCAGATGCAAAAAAGATTTTAGGAAGCTATTTGGTGGATGGCCGTTGTCCTGATAGTTTCGAACGGATTGAACTTCTTGAAAGCATGATATCTGCGCAAGTCGCTGAAAAGGATATTAAGATTCTATTAGATCAAGGATTTGGAAGCCTAAATGGAGCGTCTGATTTACGCAAAGATAATCTCGATCTCATAAAACTAGAGGTCTTGGTTGCAAGTGCTAACCGCATTGCATGTTATTATGATAATTTTACTGAAATTGCAGAATCTTTTAAAAGAGTAAAACAATTTGCAGATCTATCTTTTACGCAACTTGAGAGTATTGAAACCGCCAGAGAACTAATTGCATCAAGCGTCGCACAGTTTGAATTGTCTAAGCTAGAAGCAACCTTCCAAGGATGGGTAAAGCTTGTCGACGACCCTATTGGTAATAGGCATGGGGTATGCGAGAGGCTTATTCAAGCTATTGAAAAAAGAAACAATACAGCTTGGAAAAAAGCTATCGAAGAACTCGATTTACTTATTGAGAATAAAGACTATGCAATAAGACTTAATGAGATTGCCGAAAGAATAAACAAACATGCCCCAAATCTCTATCAAGATATGATTGGTCTGGCTGATCAGAAACAGAAATTTGATTGTCCCGACAATTTGGAATTAGTATGGAAAATTGCCCGACTAAAATCGTGGATAGACCATATTCATGATCACGTGAGTATTGATGAACTTCAAAGTAAGCATGAGCGACTCTCAAAACTTGAATTTCAATTAAACTCCGATCTCGTTACAGTACTTGCATGGCAGAAACAAATCGACAAAGTCACAAAACGACAAAGAGATGCATTGATGGCGTGGTCGGATTCGATGAGAAAATATGGAAAAGGAACTGGGAAATGGGCGCATAAACATTTGTCGGCGGCGCAAGAATCTTTAAGGGAAGCAAAAAATGCTGTACCTGTTTGGATTATGCCATTGCATCGTGCCGCACAAATGTTTTCCGATCCAAAAGCTGGAATGTTCGACGTTGTTATTTTTGATGAAGCCAGTCAGTGCGATATTCGTGGTCTTACTATCGGATACCTTGGAAAGAAACTATTGGTCGTCGGTGATCCAGATCAGATAAGCCCTGCGGGTATTTTTCAAGATCAAGAGAGGGTTTACGAACTCATCTCGCGATTTTTGTATGATATTCCACATAAAGATAATTTTTCTATTACTTCAAGCTTGTTCGGTTTAGCTCAGATTCGAATACCGAACATGATTCAGTTGAACGAACATTTTAGGTGTGTGCCGGAGATTATTGCTTTCAGTAATCACCATGTCTATGAAGGAAAACTAAAACCATTAAGATACCCTCACCCAAAAGGATTACTGAAACCCGCACTGGTTCCTGTTCTGGTCGAGGGTGGTTATCAAAATACGAACAATAAAGTTAATGAACCGGAAGCAAAAGCAATTGTTGATAAAATAGCCGAATTACTAGAGAATCCAAACTATCAACAAAGACCGGATGGGCACATTTGTACATTCGGTGTGATTTCACTACTTGCAGAAGATCAAGCAAAATATATTAAAGAATTGCTTCTCCGACATCCTAAAATTGGTGAAAAAGTTATTGAGGAAAGAGATATAGTTTGTGGCGATGCCTACGCATTTCAAGGAGACGAACGAGACGTGATGTTCCTCTCAATGGTTAAAGCGCTTGATTCAAATAATCCAAATGACACAGTTAAGGCCTTGGCCGACAAAGGCACCGCGCAAAGATTCAATGTCGCCGCTACTCGTGGTCGTGATCAAGTATTTCTATATCATTCGATACCAGTGCAAGAGTTCAGAAATCAGAACGACTGGAGGTATAAAATACTTAATTGGTATTATGATCCAAAAACGGAAGAATTAGAGGCTGGTCGAAAAGCTTTGAAAAAAGAATTTGATTCCGGTAGAGCATCGCAATTTTCATTCGATGTGGGCAATTTATTGATCGATCGAGGTTATCAAGTTTTACCCGAATACCCTGTTATCGGCTATAGAATTGACCTTGTTGTACAAGGAGAAAATGCTCGTTTAGCGGTAGAATGCGACGGAGATCAATATCACACACTTGAAAATTGGGAGGAGGATCAAGTTCGAGAAAGACAACTTCGTCGAGCGGGTTGGGAGTTTTGGAGAGTATCCGGAAGCTCTTTTTATAGACATAAAGAAAAAGCTCTCGATAGTCTCTGGGAGAAACTAAAAGAGCTAGAAATTAAGCCGATCATTTAA
- a CDS encoding GIY-YIG nuclease family protein, which translates to MHYTYILLSSKSHIFYFGSTNNLVERLKLHNLGKVPSTKPHLPWKLVWYCAFETEKQARDFELYLKSGSGKSFAYKRLVSVALARDFEDGRKGSPKRKA; encoded by the coding sequence ATGCACTATACTTATATTTTATTAAGCTCAAAATCTCATATTTTCTATTTTGGGTCTACAAATAATCTTGTAGAAAGGTTAAAATTACATAACCTTGGAAAAGTACCATCTACTAAACCACATTTACCGTGGAAGCTTGTATGGTACTGCGCGTTTGAAACAGAGAAGCAAGCAAGAGATTTTGAGCTTTATCTAAAATCAGGTTCAGGAAAATCTTTTGCTTATAAGCGCTTGGTATCTGTAGCTTTGGCGAGGGATTTTGAAGACGGAAGAAAAGGTAGTCCGAAGCGAAAAGCATAG